The genome window GAATATATAGTGCTTGTTTGAAAAAGTTTAATCCTTTGGCTTTTCATGAATCAGGCTCAACAAAGTATAAAAATTTATATTTTGTTGGAGCTGGTATTCATCCAGGCGCTGGTGTTACTATGGTTATAAAATCTGCTAAAAGAATTGCTCAGCACATTTCTAAAAATTTTAAATAAAGGTTAGAGTAATATGGATTTAAAAACATTATCTTGCCTATTTTTATTAATTTATTTAGTGATAGCTGTCATTGATGGATTTTATTTTCATATTTACAAGTACAAATTATACGCCAGAGAAGATTCAAAAAAAGAGCATTTCCTTCATACTTTAAATGCAATTTTATTTCCTTGGTCAATATTTTTTGTTTTCTGTGATAAATTTAAAGGTCTATTTTTGTATTTTGGAATTTTCTTATTAATATTATCTTTAATTATTGAATTTTTTGATCTTTATGAAGAATTAAAAAGTCGAAAATCATTGGGAGGATTAACAAGTAATGAATATGCTATGCATTTTTCATTATCCGCATTAAGGGCAACATATTCTACATTAATTCTTGTTAGTAGACCAACATCTGATTGGATTATTTCTAATTCACACATAAACTATAATTATAATGAATCGCTGCTGGTAACTTATTTTATATATCCTGTAATTACGGTAGGAATTTTTACTGCTATTTTTCATGTAATTCTTTTTTTCATTAAAACTGATAACGTTAAAGAGATAGAAAATTTATGAATATAAAAGAAATCAATTACTATGCATTAGACTATAATTACTTTCTAAAAGAATTAAGTAATTTTTTAGAAAAGGATATATATAAAAATTTTCCAAATGAATTTATAGATTTTAAACCATTTTTAGATAAAAATTTGCTAACAATTGCAAAAGATTCAATGCTTGCTGAAGGAAAAAGAATTAGACCTCTTTTGTGTTATTGGTTGTTTAGAAATTTTTCATTAGAAAATAATTCATTAGTTTCCTTAGATATTATTGAAAAAAATAACAAAAAATTGTTAGATACAGTAACTCAAGTAGCAATTGGAATTGAAATTTTGCATTGCGCAAGTTTGGTAATTGATGATATTGAAGATGGCAGTAGTGAGAGAAGAGGGAAAGTTTCATTACATTTATTGCACGGCATGCCGAAAGCTTTGAATGCTGGAAATTGGATGTACTTTTTAGCTTTAAAACAGTTTCCTGCTGTATCAAAATCAATTGCAATAGAGACTTTATTTGATTGTCACATAGGTCAGGCATTTGATTTATCTAGTAATGATGATTTTATTAATAAAAAATATTTTTATGCAGATGAAAATACCCGTTGGTCTTTTTACGAAAAATGTGTTTCTTTAAAAACTGGTAAATTAATTCAACTTCCTTTAGCATCTTTAAAAAAGATTTTAAATATTTCAGACACTGATATGAATTTAATAAATAAAATATTCAATTCATATGGCATTATTTATCAAATATTTGATGACCTAAAAAACTTTATTCCAGAATTAAATAAAAATAAATTGTATGAAGATCTTAATTGTGGATTAAGAAGTGCTGTTGTGCATTCTTTTATTGATATATTAAATGAAGAAGAAAAAGAACTAGCTTATTTAGAAATTACAAAAAATAATTTTAAAAATTTTTTTTTACAGCACTATAAGAAAATTCAGTCACTTGAAAAATGTTACTATAAAGCTTCATATTTGCTGCATATAAATTCTGTTCAATTAGAAACAATCCAAATTAATAGAGAATTAAAGGAATATTTGTCTGACATTATTGAAAAACCTTTTGATATGATCAGAAAAAATATTTTTTCTATTATTCAAGTGAATTACAAATTAAAAATGGAAGAAACGCTTTCGTTATGAAAATATTAAAAATTGATAATTGTGATATTTCTTTACTATGTTCAAATAATCCAATTATTTTTTCAAAAATAGATCCAAAAGTAAGTTACGAATGGTTTTACATTGAAATAATGAAAGATGATCTTCACTTAGTGTGCATATTATCATATAAAGATTGTTTTAACTTGGATAAAAATAGTGTTGAGCAGCAATCTATTTATTTTACCTTGTATAAAGGAAAAAAAATTGTAGCTTATAGTTATGTTTATTTTGATGATGAAAGTAATAAAAATTATAAAGAAGAACTTGATCAATGGCTAAGTGGAAAAAATAGTGTTTTCAGTTTCTGGATACCGGATCATTCTTTGAAAAAATTTATAAACATAAATATTAAATATGAATTTAAACAAAATTCAGAAATGAGCAAACTAAGTGAAAATAATGAGGGACACTTTTGGCAGTTTATTGATTCAGGAAATAATTTATCTGCTGTTGTTAATATATATAATGTTTCAGAAGAGTTTTCATTTTCGCATCTATGTAAAAGAAATTCATTCTTTTTTGACTATCCATTAAAATTAAAGCTCCAGAATCAAAATTATGGGGTCTTTGATTTTAAAAAAGCATCTTTCTATTTTGATCACAATTATGGCTATTCACCTTTATATTCTATAAAAGAACCTTGGTACTGGTGGCATGAAATTATACAAAATGGTACACAAGTTAATTACTATTTTCCACATTTAGAAAGTATGTATCAAGTTAAAAAAACTAATGATCAATCTAAATATTCTTATACATATGAAATATCAAATGCGAAAGAAATTAATATCATTAAAAAATTTAAATTTAATATTTTTGGTATAAAGTATCCTAAAATACTAAATTTAAATAAAGAAATAGTTTATGATTTCACCTTAGAATCAGCACCATTTTATCATAGAGTAAAGTCTTTTGAATTACGGAGTACATTAGAAGTTTTATACCCTAAAAAAATAGAAAATTTATTTAATCAAACTTTAATAAAATCTAGAAAAATTAAAATAATCAAAAATATCAGTTCTAAAAATGAAATAAGATCTTATTTAAATTTTTCTCAAATATGTAAAAAAATTACATACAATCATGGAAAATCATTTTATATTTCTTCTTTAGTTTTAGGAGAAAAGCAAAGAAATAGTTCTTACTTTATTTATGTTCTTTGTAGACTTATAGATGATGCAACCGATGAAAGAAACTGCTTTATTGACAGCAGTAAAATAGGTTCCACATTTTCGAATGAAATATTAGAATACCTTTGGTCAGAGTGTGATTTACTATCAGATGATTTTATTGAAACATTTATCCAACATTTAAGTAATAAAGTTTTTTCATTAGTAAACTATGATTCGGCAATAGATTTTATATTAAGTGCAAGGATTTTAATTAAAGAGTTAGAATTAGAAAAATCCTATTTTATTGATTTAATAAACGGCCAAAAAATGGATGAAAATTTTGTTCAACCATTGAATATTAGCGATTTGTATTTATATTGTTTTAGAGTTGCGGGTGTAGTTGGAATTATGATGGCTAAAATATTTCATGCTAAAAATAATTTAATAGCAATGAATGCAGCTGAAAAGTTAGGCTGCGCAATGCAAATAACAAATATTCTTAGAGATATAAAAGAAGATTATGAAAATAACCGTATTTATATACCTGCTGAATTATTTTCTAAATATAAGATTGAAAATTTTTCATTACTATTTTCTAATAACTATGAATCTATAAAGAAAAACAATTTAATTAATGAGCTTGTTAATTTAGCTATTTTATATTACTGTGAAGCTATTGAAGGATTAAAATATATCCCATCTTTTAGGGCTAGGCTGTGTGTTAAATTGATGATTGGAGTTTATGGCTCAATTTTGGGGAAAATTGTATTTGATAAATCAATTGTTTTTAAACAAAGAATTGTCATTTCACATTTCAAAAAGTTAATTATTTTTTTTAAAATTTTATTTGGATTTCATCCTTTAAAAGTTGCAAATCTGATTAACGAAAAGGAATTGTTATGAGTATTTTTGATGTTATAGTAATTGGTAGTGGATTTGGCGGTTTGGCTAGTGCATTGACTTTGAAAAGCATGGGATTAAATGTTGCTATTATTGAAGCTCTAGATAAAATAGGTGGACGAGCATATGCCGAAGAAAAATCTGGATATAAATTTGATAGAGGTCCTTCGATAATTACCGCACCCTTTTTAATAGATGATATATTTCAGATGTCAGGAGTAAATAGAGAAGATTATTGTAAGTTTGTTCCTGTTGATCCTTTTTATACCGTTAGATACCATGATGGAAGTCAAGTAAGTCATTATAATTCTCAAGATAAATTTCTTGCTGAAATTGCAAATATAGCTCCAACAGAAATAGAAAATGTGAAAGAATTTTTTTTGTATGCAGACAAAATTTTTCAAAAAGGATTTATTGAATTGGGGGATAAAAATTTTGCTAATCCATTTTCTATGCTAGGGGTTGCACCCCAATTATTAAAACTGAATGCAGTACGACCAGTGTATTCAATGGTTTCTAAATTCGTTAAGGATGAAAAAATTCGCCAGTTTTTAAGCTTCCATCCATTGCTTATTGGTGGAAACCCTTTTCGTGCAGCTGCTGTGTATAGTTTAATTAATCGACTTGAAAGAGCCTATGGAGTTTATCATCCAATTGGTGGAATGCATGTTTTAGCTGAAGCATTTAAAAAACGTTTTACTGAATTAGGTGGTTTAACGTTTTTATCAACTCCTGTAGAAGTTGTTGATAAAAATGTTTTAGGGCATTTTGAAATTACAACACCAAATGGAATGTTTACTGCAAAAAATATTGTTGTAAATGCAGATATGCATCGTTTCGTTAAATCCGTTTTAAAAAATGATGCATATCCTAGAAAACTATCTAGAAAGTTGGAAAAGGCAGACTTAAGCATGTCAGCTTTTTTACTGTATTTAGGAACGAATAAAACTTGGCCTGAATTATCTCAACATACAATAGCTTTAGGTCCAAGATATAAAGAATTACTTGATGATATATTTATTAAGAAAATAGAATTTGAAGATTTTAGTGTTTATATCCATATTCCTACAAGAACAGATGCTTCTCTAGCGCCGAAAGGTGGAGAAGTTATTTATGCTTTGGTACCTGTGCCAAATTTACTAAGTCAAACAAATTGGGATAACTATAAATCTGTAATGGTTGAGAGAGTAAAGAAATTCTTGGCAGAAAAGTTTATGCCTGGATTAGAAGAATCAATTATCTGTGAAAGTATTTTTACTCCTAGCGATTTTGAATCGACTTTAAAAAGCCATTTGGGAAATGCATTTGGTTTAGAACCTTGGATTTTGCAAAGTGCAGGCTTTAGACCTTCAAACAGTTCACCTGAAATTGATGGATTATATTTTGTTGGAGCAAATACTCAACCAGGAGCTGGATTACCAGGAGTTATATTAAGTTCGAGGATTACTTGCAGATTATTAGCAAAAGATATTGGAGCTACTAAAATGCCTTCTCTGCTGGCAAAATTACCTTCAACTTATTCGTATATTAATTCAATTTGAAAGTAATTTGGGATGAATTTTAACGAAAAAGATTGTATTATTTTAGGCTGTGGATATGTTGGTAAACACTTTTTATCTATTCATCCATCTTGTTTATTTACTCAAAGAACTAAAGAAGGAAATAGTAACAAAGGCTTGAAATTCGATCTGGCCAATAAAGAAACTTGGGAAAATTTAAAAAATTGTAAGTTTGTACTTTGGACTTTTTCGCTGACTGATCCTATTTTAAATTTTGATTTAATTAATGAATTTTACAACTATTTCTGCAAAGATAAAAAAGTTATTATTTTATCATCAACATCTGCATTTCAATTTAATACAGAAAATATTCAAATTGATGAAAGCTTTCCATTGCAGACTGAAGATCAACGTTACTATAAAGAAGAATATCTAAGAAAAATGGGAGCTGTTATTTTACATCTTTCAGGAATAATAGGTCCAAATCGTTATCCAAAAAAATGGTACCTTGAGAAGAGAGTTAAAAATGGAAGTAATATCTTAAATTATATTCATGTTATCGATATTATTTATTTTATTGAAAAACTCTTTAGCTTATTTATTCCCTCAGAACGTTTTATTTTATCTTCTGGAGATACAAAAACACATTTTGAAATTGCTAGTAAATTAGGTTTAGAAAATTCTTTTGATAATTATGATCTTTCAAAAGGAAGTAAAATTCTTAAAAATAAAAAAATTATCAAATATTTGCAGGAAGAAAATTACAAATTTTTAAAGTATCCAGAGGACTGTGAAGTGATCCTATGAAATGCCCATTATGTGGATCAATAGAGTCTGTTTTTGTGATGAATTCAAAAACACAATTGCAAAAAGATAATAAAATATTTCAATTTGATAGTTGCTTACATTGTAATTCCATTTATTTAAAAAATCCTCCAATTGAAGATGAATTAAAAAAATATTACACAGATAATTATTTACCTTATTCTACTTCAAAACCTTGGGGAAGATATACATTTATTGTAAATATATGGCAAAGTATTGTTGATAGTAAAAAATGTAAATTATTAACAAAACATACTAAAAATAAAAAAATAGTTCGTGTTTTAGATTTTGGCTGTGGTAAACCTACATTTCTAAAAAAATTAAGCAATTACTATCAGGGAGATTTTGTTGGCTTTGACTTTAGCGACCTTGGATGGAAGGATTGTCAGCAAC of Pigmentibacter sp. JX0631 contains these proteins:
- a CDS encoding polyprenyl synthetase family protein — encoded protein: MNIKEINYYALDYNYFLKELSNFLEKDIYKNFPNEFIDFKPFLDKNLLTIAKDSMLAEGKRIRPLLCYWLFRNFSLENNSLVSLDIIEKNNKKLLDTVTQVAIGIEILHCASLVIDDIEDGSSERRGKVSLHLLHGMPKALNAGNWMYFLALKQFPAVSKSIAIETLFDCHIGQAFDLSSNDDFINKKYFYADENTRWSFYEKCVSLKTGKLIQLPLASLKKILNISDTDMNLINKIFNSYGIIYQIFDDLKNFIPELNKNKLYEDLNCGLRSAVVHSFIDILNEEEKELAYLEITKNNFKNFFLQHYKKIQSLEKCYYKASYLLHINSVQLETIQINRELKEYLSDIIEKPFDMIRKNIFSIIQVNYKLKMEETLSL
- the crtI gene encoding phytoene desaturase family protein — its product is MSIFDVIVIGSGFGGLASALTLKSMGLNVAIIEALDKIGGRAYAEEKSGYKFDRGPSIITAPFLIDDIFQMSGVNREDYCKFVPVDPFYTVRYHDGSQVSHYNSQDKFLAEIANIAPTEIENVKEFFLYADKIFQKGFIELGDKNFANPFSMLGVAPQLLKLNAVRPVYSMVSKFVKDEKIRQFLSFHPLLIGGNPFRAAAVYSLINRLERAYGVYHPIGGMHVLAEAFKKRFTELGGLTFLSTPVEVVDKNVLGHFEITTPNGMFTAKNIVVNADMHRFVKSVLKNDAYPRKLSRKLEKADLSMSAFLLYLGTNKTWPELSQHTIALGPRYKELLDDIFIKKIEFEDFSVYIHIPTRTDASLAPKGGEVIYALVPVPNLLSQTNWDNYKSVMVERVKKFLAEKFMPGLEESIICESIFTPSDFESTLKSHLGNAFGLEPWILQSAGFRPSNSSPEIDGLYFVGANTQPGAGLPGVILSSRITCRLLAKDIGATKMPSLLAKLPSTYSYINSI
- a CDS encoding phytoene/squalene synthase family protein; this encodes MKILKIDNCDISLLCSNNPIIFSKIDPKVSYEWFYIEIMKDDLHLVCILSYKDCFNLDKNSVEQQSIYFTLYKGKKIVAYSYVYFDDESNKNYKEELDQWLSGKNSVFSFWIPDHSLKKFININIKYEFKQNSEMSKLSENNEGHFWQFIDSGNNLSAVVNIYNVSEEFSFSHLCKRNSFFFDYPLKLKLQNQNYGVFDFKKASFYFDHNYGYSPLYSIKEPWYWWHEIIQNGTQVNYYFPHLESMYQVKKTNDQSKYSYTYEISNAKEINIIKKFKFNIFGIKYPKILNLNKEIVYDFTLESAPFYHRVKSFELRSTLEVLYPKKIENLFNQTLIKSRKIKIIKNISSKNEIRSYLNFSQICKKITYNHGKSFYISSLVLGEKQRNSSYFIYVLCRLIDDATDERNCFIDSSKIGSTFSNEILEYLWSECDLLSDDFIETFIQHLSNKVFSLVNYDSAIDFILSARILIKELELEKSYFIDLINGQKMDENFVQPLNISDLYLYCFRVAGVVGIMMAKIFHAKNNLIAMNAAEKLGCAMQITNILRDIKEDYENNRIYIPAELFSKYKIENFSLLFSNNYESIKKNNLINELVNLAILYYCEAIEGLKYIPSFRARLCVKLMIGVYGSILGKIVFDKSIVFKQRIVISHFKKLIIFFKILFGFHPLKVANLINEKELL